The Thermotoga neapolitana DSM 4359 sequence TGCGGTCAAATGCCATTTCGATGAGGGTGCTCCTAAGTACGTACATGCTCGCTTTGTGAAGGATGTGACGATTGCGGTATGAAACTACCGAGGGATGTATCTGCGGATCGTTTGATAAGTTAGAAGATCTAGAATATGAGGTTGTCAGACAACGAGGGAGTCACGTACGTCTCTCCTATAGAGGAAAACACTTCATAACCGTACCGGTTCACAAGATGTAGTTGCGTACCATGGAATCAGCATTGAACAACCCCCATCCCCCCTGGATTGGAAGGTTGTTGTAGATTGATTTCAGACATCTTTATCAGCGATCCTTTTCGATTCATTCACGTACGTTTCTATTATCCTTCTGAACGTTGTGTTGTTTTGCATCAACTCTTCGAACCCTCCGACAGACGAAACTTTTCCGTTTTCAAGGAAGATTATCTTACTCGCAACCCTTATGATATTCGGTTTGTGCGATATCATGATGGCTGTTTTTTCTTTCAAAAATTCAATCAATTTCTCCAGTAAGAATTTTTCTGTTATCGTGTCCAGGTTTGTGAGAGGTTCATCCAGAACAACAACTGGTTTGTCTGCATAGAAGAGTCTGGCAAGTTGTATCCTCTGTTTTTCTCCTCCTGAGACGAAACTTCCTCCTTCTCCAAGTTTTCTTCCTCTCAGATGTT is a genomic window containing:
- a CDS encoding type II toxin-antitoxin system HicA family toxin is translated as MRYETTEGCICGSFDKLEDLEYEVVRQRGSHVRLSYRGKHFITVPVHKM